One segment of Candidatus Micrarchaeum acidiphilum ARMAN-2 DNA contains the following:
- a CDS encoding ribosomal protein S2 — protein sequence MSEEAFMANQNDYLEAGIHIATKVKTPGMKKFIYKVRDDGLYLLDLKTIDSRVSVAASMVARYDPKDIIVTASRIYAIPAAEKFAEAINAKFIRGRVTPGIFTNPLRENFMEPKLIFISDSRNEKQAVKEASKIGIPIIALSDTDNITKFIDLIVPVNNRGRRSLAFVYYLLAREVLKKRGTIKANEEFAYKVDDFEAKVEMKQQAQ from the coding sequence ATGAGCGAAGAAGCATTTATGGCAAACCAGAACGATTACCTAGAGGCAGGAATACATATAGCAACAAAGGTAAAGACCCCGGGAATGAAGAAATTCATATACAAGGTTAGGGACGATGGGCTTTACCTGCTGGACCTCAAAACCATAGATTCAAGGGTCAGCGTAGCTGCCAGCATGGTGGCCAGGTACGATCCGAAGGACATAATAGTGACAGCTTCAAGGATTTACGCCATACCGGCAGCGGAAAAATTCGCGGAGGCCATAAACGCGAAGTTCATCCGTGGAAGGGTCACTCCGGGCATATTCACAAATCCGCTCAGGGAGAATTTCATGGAGCCCAAGCTCATATTCATAAGCGATTCTAGAAACGAGAAGCAGGCGGTAAAGGAGGCCAGCAAGATAGGGATACCGATAATAGCACTTTCCGACACCGACAATATAACCAAATTCATAGACCTCATAGTTCCGGTGAACAACAGGGGGAGAAGGTCGCTCGCTTTCGTCTACTACCTTCTTGCAAGGGAAGTGCTTAAGAAAAGGGGGACCATAAAGGCCAACGAGGAATTCGCTTACAAGGTGGACGACTTCGAAGCAAAGGTCGAGATGAAGCAGCAGGCGCAATAA
- a CDS encoding cysteinyl-tRNA synthetase: MKLHIYNTLSRSVEEFKPRLEGKVDMFVCGQTPYDDAHLGHARNYIVFDVVVRWLRHLGYDVRYIQNITDIEDKIINRAKERGITAEELERYYEKRFLEDMEAIGVKKNVTQYLRSHDYIDTMVMQIQMLLDGGYAYQIDSDIYYDVDKFVDYTKLSGMKLEQLKEHRIEPREGKRNVYDFALWKGSKPGEPSWKIKLRIGGNEIEFVGRPGWHIEDTAMTYAVFGPQYDIHGGASELIFPHHSNEIAQAEAAFGKVPFVRYWMHAGVLNVNNIKMSKSLKNFITIREILGKYDAEALRLLMVSTHYRKEINYTERLIKEAQEKLDYMYNSMGVLYNAKEGNDAEGNDLAEKAVKLDSRFEELMNADFNTSVAVMELFGAFSDIRSYFESNRSIGHSNKETVYKSLLKCAGALGLLESDAYKTGLEDEAMELIKTREKLRVQKKFEDADRIRQELLEKYGLALEDTEYGTIWFKKRSRDKVD, translated from the coding sequence ATGAAATTACATATATATAACACGCTTTCTAGGTCTGTAGAGGAGTTTAAGCCAAGGCTAGAAGGCAAGGTGGATATGTTCGTATGCGGGCAGACTCCGTACGATGACGCACACCTTGGACACGCACGCAACTATATAGTGTTCGATGTCGTGGTAAGGTGGCTAAGGCATCTAGGCTACGATGTCAGATACATACAGAATATAACGGATATTGAGGATAAAATAATAAACAGGGCAAAGGAGAGGGGAATTACGGCTGAGGAGCTTGAAAGGTACTATGAAAAAAGATTTTTGGAGGACATGGAGGCAATCGGGGTAAAGAAGAACGTCACCCAGTATCTGAGGTCCCACGATTATATAGACACAATGGTAATGCAGATACAGATGCTACTGGACGGCGGCTATGCTTACCAGATAGATTCCGACATATACTATGACGTGGACAAGTTTGTGGATTACACAAAGCTGTCAGGCATGAAGCTTGAGCAGTTGAAAGAGCATAGGATAGAGCCCAGGGAGGGCAAAAGGAACGTGTACGATTTTGCGCTTTGGAAGGGTTCTAAACCGGGCGAACCAAGCTGGAAGATTAAGCTCAGAATTGGCGGCAATGAGATTGAGTTCGTAGGCAGGCCCGGATGGCACATAGAGGATACGGCTATGACATACGCGGTTTTCGGGCCGCAGTACGATATACACGGCGGAGCAAGCGAACTTATTTTTCCGCACCACTCCAACGAGATAGCGCAGGCGGAAGCCGCATTCGGAAAGGTGCCTTTCGTTAGATACTGGATGCATGCAGGAGTATTGAATGTCAACAATATCAAAATGAGCAAGAGCTTGAAGAACTTCATAACAATAAGGGAGATTTTGGGCAAATACGATGCCGAGGCGCTTAGGCTGCTTATGGTTTCTACCCACTACAGGAAAGAAATAAACTATACCGAGCGCCTGATCAAGGAGGCGCAGGAGAAGCTGGATTACATGTATAACTCGATGGGCGTTCTTTATAACGCGAAGGAGGGCAATGACGCGGAAGGAAATGATCTGGCTGAAAAGGCCGTAAAGCTCGACTCAAGATTTGAAGAGCTGATGAATGCAGATTTCAACACCTCTGTGGCTGTAATGGAGCTTTTTGGTGCGTTCTCCGACATAAGGAGCTATTTCGAGTCTAACAGGTCAATCGGGCACAGCAACAAGGAGACAGTATACAAAAGCCTGTTGAAATGCGCGGGGGCCCTGGGCCTGCTTGAGAGCGATGCCTATAAGACCGGGCTGGAGGATGAGGCGATGGAACTGATAAAAACTAGGGAAAAGCTCCGCGTCCAGAAGAAATTCGAAGATGCTGACAGGATAAGGCAGGAGCTATTGGAAAAATACGGGCTGGCTCTTGAAGACACAGAATACGGAACTATATGGTTCAAAAAAAGGTCAAGGGACAAAGTTGATTAG
- a CDS encoding prefoldin, alpha subunit, whose amino-acid sequence MAENVPDKEKSESIFTLNYIRQVYQNQYLLTTKAIEASMDLLNDLNTTKVTLENMDSIKGHNILAPISNSSYLYGKVEAGDKIIINIGAGYMIEETVEEAKSFVSRMIEKESKYITELSKNKGELESAILDLNYRLEQLSNQ is encoded by the coding sequence ATGGCAGAAAACGTTCCGGACAAAGAAAAAAGCGAGTCCATATTTACCCTCAACTATATACGGCAAGTCTACCAGAACCAGTACTTGCTCACGACAAAGGCCATAGAAGCAAGCATGGACTTGCTCAACGACCTGAACACGACAAAAGTCACGCTGGAAAATATGGACTCGATAAAAGGCCATAACATACTGGCACCGATAAGCAATTCCTCATACCTATACGGAAAGGTCGAGGCGGGGGACAAAATAATAATAAACATAGGTGCGGGCTACATGATTGAAGAAACCGTAGAAGAGGCAAAATCGTTCGTTTCGCGCATGATAGAAAAGGAGAGCAAGTACATAACAGAGCTTTCCAAGAACAAAGGCGAACTAGAAAGCGCGATCCTAGATCTCAATTACAGGCTAGAGCAACTTAGCAATCAATAG
- a CDS encoding signal recognition particle-docking protein FtsY, whose translation MFDELKKKLSGIIHNFTEKEESEEPSQQQPQTAPQETQKYEVPQLQPKEQNLEEKPKEMMPPPKQKNDEVNLSIQTKIKGVFLKSIKLSDSDIENFTEELKISMLQSDVSYKTTEEFISKLSQSMRESKYDSKNIGSQLKRDVKGALLEVLKINNSGIDVFDYVLKRAEEGSIPVKILFLGPNGTGKTTTIAKVAYKLKKMNIPTVISASDTFRAAAIEQTEYHAKAVGAEVIKSGYGADPASVAFDAINYARSHGMPAVLIDTAGRQETNKNLLSEMQKIVRVVQPDITLFVGESTAGSIIAEQIKELSKAIKIDGIILTKIDCDAKGGSVISIADTTGIPVLLLGSGESYEALSKYSNDFIIDSLLNN comes from the coding sequence ATGTTTGATGAACTAAAAAAGAAGCTGTCTGGGATCATACACAATTTCACTGAAAAAGAGGAATCAGAAGAGCCTTCACAGCAGCAGCCACAAACTGCCCCGCAAGAAACCCAAAAGTATGAAGTGCCGCAGCTCCAGCCAAAAGAGCAAAATCTTGAAGAAAAACCAAAGGAAATGATGCCTCCACCCAAGCAAAAAAACGATGAAGTAAATCTCTCAATACAGACAAAAATAAAGGGCGTGTTCCTGAAAAGTATAAAGCTTAGCGATTCGGATATAGAAAATTTCACTGAAGAACTCAAAATTTCGATGCTGCAATCTGACGTTTCATACAAGACCACAGAGGAATTTATATCCAAGCTCTCACAGTCAATGCGCGAGTCGAAATATGACTCTAAGAACATAGGCTCCCAACTCAAAAGAGATGTCAAAGGGGCCCTCCTAGAAGTTCTCAAAATAAATAATTCCGGGATAGATGTGTTCGATTACGTGCTGAAAAGGGCCGAGGAGGGGAGCATACCAGTAAAAATCCTGTTTCTCGGACCAAACGGCACCGGTAAAACCACCACAATAGCCAAGGTGGCTTACAAGCTGAAGAAAATGAACATTCCAACCGTAATAAGCGCAAGCGACACATTTAGGGCAGCTGCCATAGAGCAGACCGAATACCACGCAAAAGCCGTTGGCGCCGAAGTAATAAAAAGCGGCTACGGGGCGGATCCTGCAAGCGTGGCATTCGATGCGATAAACTATGCAAGGTCGCATGGCATGCCCGCAGTGCTTATAGACACGGCAGGCCGCCAGGAGACGAACAAGAATCTGCTATCGGAAATGCAGAAGATTGTCAGAGTAGTGCAGCCCGACATAACCTTATTTGTAGGAGAAAGCACTGCAGGCAGCATAATAGCCGAGCAAATAAAAGAGCTTTCAAAAGCAATAAAAATAGACGGCATAATATTAACCAAGATCGACTGCGATGCCAAGGGCGGAAGTGTAATATCAATAGCTGACACGACCGGGATACCCGTTCTTCTTCTAGGAAGCGGCGAATCTTATGAGGCGCTATCCAAATACAGCAACGACTTCATAATTGATTCATTGCTAAACAACTGA
- a CDS encoding ribosomal protein S9 — MVFMAAEATEEAKVKVDEPQKAQPKRSSRAARKKKDEKVIFKKSKRKNCIARGSGKPGSGIIRVNGELIEIIEPRELREEMLKPVHVSDITRSVTNGIDIDINVHGGGVSSRAQAVAGVIARIISDFAGSDTVRKEIIRYDRTLLIDDPRRVESKKFLGTKARARFQTSYR; from the coding sequence ATGGTTTTTATGGCAGCAGAAGCCACAGAAGAAGCGAAGGTTAAGGTCGACGAGCCACAAAAGGCACAGCCGAAAAGGTCTAGCAGAGCAGCCAGGAAGAAGAAGGATGAAAAAGTCATATTCAAGAAGAGCAAACGCAAAAACTGCATTGCCAGAGGATCGGGCAAACCAGGAAGCGGCATCATAAGGGTCAATGGCGAGCTTATTGAGATAATTGAGCCGCGTGAGCTCCGAGAGGAGATGCTGAAGCCCGTTCACGTTTCTGATATAACCCGGTCGGTCACAAACGGGATAGATATCGATATAAATGTACACGGCGGCGGAGTCAGCTCAAGGGCGCAGGCGGTTGCAGGCGTAATTGCAAGGATAATATCAGACTTCGCCGGAAGCGATACTGTTAGAAAGGAGATTATTAGGTATGACAGGACGCTGCTCATAGATGATCCTAGAAGGGTAGAGTCGAAGAAGTTCCTGGGAACCAAAGCAAGGGCCAGATTCCAGACTTCGTATAGATAG
- a CDS encoding RNA polymerase, N/8 Kd subunit, which yields MIKMMMPVRCFTCGAVVADKWEEYNNRVNKNGEDASKVLDELGFKRYCCRRMFISNVELIDEFINMGRK from the coding sequence ATGATAAAAATGATGATGCCGGTAAGGTGCTTCACATGCGGCGCAGTTGTCGCAGACAAATGGGAGGAGTACAACAACAGGGTAAACAAGAACGGCGAAGACGCAAGCAAGGTCCTCGATGAACTTGGATTCAAGAGATACTGCTGCAGAAGGATGTTCATAAGCAACGTAGAGCTTATAGATGAATTTATAAATATGGGAAGGAAGTAA
- a CDS encoding Ribosomal protein S19e codes for MIVVANPYDVKASELIALAAERLKDKIKKPEYINYVKSGSGRDRPPENQDFWYMRSASILRQVYVNGPVGVSRLRTKYGNRKESVVHRKHHVKAGGSIIRDSFQALESIKFIKKTKAGRVITPEGKSFMDKISNEIIKNGGA; via the coding sequence GTGATAGTCGTGGCTAACCCATATGATGTCAAAGCATCTGAACTTATAGCACTTGCAGCGGAACGGCTTAAGGATAAAATAAAGAAGCCGGAGTATATAAACTATGTAAAGTCCGGCTCAGGCAGGGACAGGCCTCCGGAAAACCAGGATTTCTGGTATATGCGCAGCGCATCAATACTGCGCCAAGTCTATGTCAACGGCCCTGTCGGCGTCTCAAGGCTGCGCACCAAGTACGGAAACAGAAAAGAGTCCGTGGTACACAGGAAGCACCATGTCAAGGCCGGAGGCAGCATAATACGCGACTCGTTCCAGGCGCTAGAATCTATAAAGTTCATAAAGAAGACAAAGGCCGGGCGCGTGATAACTCCAGAAGGCAAGTCATTTATGGACAAAATCAGCAACGAAATAATAAAGAACGGGGGCGCTTAG
- a CDS encoding type II secretion system protein E, with translation MDGALLDIEDQILDKLIGKFISVVKDDKRKELVTNVAKSINADISDQQIDEIYKDMNDLSPITPQLINQDVEDIMINNTKNIFVYDSKVGQKKLESGFEDREQLARFVKKMKLYTTNQAAGGNIQDIHLPTGSRSNVIYSPEGYDITIRNFKKQTLSVIDLVNSGTFDYSIAARLWLYMDGFRVRPANILIGGMPAAGKTTLLNSLLSFTRPEQRIIAIEETRELDMSMQENAVSLETNNEMPMVELVKNSLRMRPDLVIIGEVRGEEANDMITAMNIGKIALGTIHSSSTRDIINRLEHSPMNVPKDIIPVIDALMVVSNVWENGKPHRKVIQISEITGIETQILLSDLYKFDYKTHKASPILPSVQYRDLLSGIMGVPPSDILAEENVRAAILAQLNRIGKRDIRSISEIVRDYYAEPDATLKKIGLPQLQPIVRL, from the coding sequence ATGGATGGCGCGCTGTTGGATATAGAAGATCAAATACTGGACAAACTTATCGGTAAGTTCATTAGCGTCGTCAAGGACGATAAGAGGAAGGAACTGGTCACAAATGTGGCCAAGAGCATAAATGCCGACATATCCGACCAGCAAATAGACGAGATATACAAGGACATGAACGACCTCTCCCCAATAACCCCCCAGCTCATAAACCAGGACGTAGAAGACATAATGATAAACAATACCAAGAACATATTTGTGTATGATTCCAAGGTCGGCCAAAAGAAACTCGAAAGCGGGTTTGAGGACAGGGAGCAACTGGCGAGATTCGTAAAGAAAATGAAGCTCTACACCACAAATCAGGCTGCGGGTGGCAACATACAAGACATACATCTTCCAACCGGAAGCAGGTCCAATGTCATATACTCTCCGGAGGGCTACGATATAACCATAAGGAACTTCAAAAAGCAGACCCTTAGTGTGATTGACCTTGTAAACTCTGGGACATTTGATTATTCTATAGCTGCAAGACTCTGGCTTTACATGGACGGATTCAGGGTTAGGCCTGCCAACATACTAATCGGCGGGATGCCGGCAGCCGGAAAAACTACTCTTCTCAACTCGCTGCTCTCATTTACCAGGCCCGAGCAGAGGATAATCGCGATAGAGGAAACCCGCGAACTTGACATGAGCATGCAGGAAAATGCGGTAAGCCTCGAAACAAACAACGAGATGCCAATGGTAGAACTGGTGAAGAACTCCCTAAGGATGAGGCCCGACCTTGTCATAATAGGAGAGGTAAGGGGCGAGGAAGCCAATGACATGATAACTGCAATGAACATTGGAAAGATAGCGCTCGGAACAATCCATTCGTCTTCTACCAGAGATATAATAAACAGGCTCGAGCATTCGCCAATGAACGTTCCAAAGGACATAATACCTGTCATAGACGCGCTCATGGTGGTGTCAAACGTATGGGAAAACGGAAAGCCGCACAGGAAGGTGATACAGATATCTGAAATAACCGGCATAGAGACGCAAATACTGCTTTCCGACCTGTACAAATTCGACTACAAGACCCACAAGGCGTCTCCGATCCTGCCCAGCGTGCAGTACAGGGACCTCCTGTCCGGGATCATGGGCGTTCCGCCATCAGACATACTGGCAGAGGAAAACGTGAGGGCCGCCATACTGGCCCAGCTCAACAGAATCGGCAAGCGCGACATAAGGAGCATAAGCGAAATAGTAAGGGATTACTATGCGGAACCTGATGCCACACTGAAGAAAATAGGACTGCCGCAACTTCAGCCCATAGTGCGCCTATAA
- a CDS encoding ribonuclease HII codes for MVAVKKSNERKFAEIGVRDSKMLSRKRRELLFKSINSISDAIAVDKITPAEINQAMSNKISLNELEAIRFAKLFDQLKEDIGTVYLDSPDVIQEKFGIRFKMSSGKPLKVIGLKQKAQKGIKFTKVISEHKADSKYPVVSAASIIAKVVRDREVKKIEKSLRIRIGSGYPSDSKTIDAVRGNLTNSALLSHVREHWSTMRSIKQTKISYFTE; via the coding sequence TTGGTCGCCGTAAAAAAATCTAACGAGCGCAAGTTCGCCGAAATAGGCGTGCGTGATTCCAAAATGCTTTCGCGTAAGCGCCGTGAACTGCTTTTCAAATCCATAAATTCCATATCAGACGCCATAGCCGTGGACAAGATAACACCTGCCGAAATAAACCAGGCCATGTCAAACAAAATATCGCTAAACGAACTTGAGGCAATACGCTTCGCCAAGCTCTTCGACCAGCTAAAGGAGGACATAGGCACCGTGTACTTGGATTCGCCAGACGTGATACAGGAAAAGTTCGGCATACGGTTCAAGATGTCTTCTGGCAAGCCCCTAAAGGTAATCGGCCTAAAGCAAAAGGCCCAGAAGGGCATAAAATTTACAAAGGTGATATCCGAGCACAAGGCAGACTCAAAGTACCCTGTGGTATCCGCGGCAAGCATAATAGCCAAGGTGGTGCGCGACCGCGAAGTAAAAAAAATAGAAAAGAGCCTCCGGATAAGAATAGGCTCTGGATACCCTTCGGATTCAAAGACGATAGATGCCGTGCGCGGCAATCTGACCAATTCAGCGCTCCTCTCACACGTGCGCGAGCACTGGAGCACCATGCGCAGCATAAAGCAGACAAAAATCTCGTACTTTACCGAATGA
- a CDS encoding NADH dehydrogenase (quinone), whose product MATSQILLFLPALIAVLAFLGVIAIFHRKSRFTLASMSVVLAIISIVSVYLLSASVNTTLLEVLHVYPFSMLLLSFFSAALILILVLFYEDKGEFNALALLLSFSAVGIFIIAMANSLISILLASELVAVPTILMVALNGFHRTEAAAKLFLLSAISIAVMSFAIALIFPYDASFSLAVASASLHISGNYIVLLSMALFIAAFAVEAAFFPFNLWVSDVYSGSPGYITAFIAGINKKVAFVATLEVLFIVFAAYHSQISYIFEILAIFTMFFGNLVAMAQRNIKKMFAYSSISQAGYIAVGIAAVSALGITAVIFQIVAHAFMIIGAFAIVFWLEEKGIISLDDYRGLGSRNGLAAIALTLFMLSMAGVPPLMGFVGKFLLFSSAIYGGLLALALIGVLNSFLSIYYYGRLISYIYEDRPSKPLLLQWQVKAVVLVSLAVILIFGIYPEPLISGATIAAKSLINFVP is encoded by the coding sequence ATGGCAACAAGTCAAATACTGCTTTTCTTGCCTGCGCTGATAGCCGTGCTGGCCTTCCTTGGCGTAATCGCGATTTTCCACAGGAAAAGCAGGTTTACCCTTGCTTCAATGTCTGTGGTGCTGGCCATAATATCCATAGTCTCTGTCTATCTGCTCTCGGCATCAGTCAACACCACACTATTAGAGGTGCTTCACGTATACCCATTCTCAATGCTGCTGCTGTCGTTTTTCTCAGCTGCATTAATACTCATACTTGTGCTATTCTATGAAGACAAAGGAGAATTCAACGCGCTCGCGCTGCTTCTGTCTTTCTCGGCAGTCGGCATATTCATAATAGCGATGGCGAATTCGCTTATATCAATACTTCTGGCATCGGAATTGGTTGCGGTCCCAACAATATTGATGGTTGCGCTGAACGGATTCCACCGCACAGAAGCAGCGGCCAAGCTTTTCCTGCTGAGCGCCATTTCAATAGCCGTAATGTCCTTTGCAATTGCCCTGATATTCCCATATGATGCAAGCTTCAGCCTCGCCGTCGCCTCTGCGAGCCTTCACATAAGCGGAAACTACATAGTGCTGCTCTCAATGGCGCTCTTCATAGCTGCGTTTGCCGTCGAAGCAGCATTTTTCCCGTTCAACCTATGGGTTTCAGATGTGTATTCTGGCTCTCCCGGCTACATCACGGCCTTTATAGCCGGAATAAACAAGAAGGTTGCCTTTGTAGCAACCCTAGAAGTGCTATTCATAGTGTTTGCCGCATACCACAGCCAGATATCATACATTTTCGAGATCCTTGCGATATTTACGATGTTTTTTGGGAACCTTGTAGCGATGGCGCAGCGCAACATAAAGAAGATGTTCGCATACTCATCAATATCCCAGGCCGGATATATAGCCGTAGGGATAGCCGCGGTTTCTGCGCTAGGCATTACTGCGGTAATATTCCAGATCGTGGCCCACGCGTTCATGATAATAGGAGCGTTCGCAATAGTCTTCTGGCTGGAAGAAAAAGGGATAATAAGCCTGGACGACTACAGAGGGCTTGGCTCGAGGAACGGTCTTGCGGCAATTGCACTTACTCTCTTCATGCTTTCAATGGCGGGAGTGCCTCCACTGATGGGTTTCGTGGGCAAATTCCTTCTCTTTTCAAGCGCCATATACGGCGGGCTTCTCGCGCTGGCCCTGATCGGAGTCCTGAACAGCTTCCTGTCGATATACTACTATGGAAGGCTGATAAGCTACATCTATGAAGACAGGCCCAGCAAGCCCCTTCTCCTGCAATGGCAGGTAAAAGCGGTTGTCCTGGTATCCCTAGCGGTCATTCTGATATTTGGCATATATCCAGAGCCGCTCATCAGCGGTGCAACCATAGCTGCAAAAAGCCTAATCAACTTTGTCCCTTGA
- a CDS encoding translation initiation factor eIF-6 → MGAAKLRINGSDYVGAFITATDDYAFIGNATTPKSMDIISEILGVSPVRLSVFSSDLIGIFSRANSNGIVLSSMITASELESLKSKGLGINVAVLDSSLNAIGNNLLANDKFAIVNPEYSKPEIKEIGDTLGVETIPIEIGGFKTPGANNILTNKGLVVNNRCSDEEKERLDEILGFDSVRTTSNMGSLSIGISTVANSKGAIVGETATGYEFGRIIDALHIE, encoded by the coding sequence ATGGGTGCAGCAAAGTTAAGGATAAACGGCAGCGACTACGTCGGAGCCTTCATAACTGCAACTGACGATTATGCGTTTATAGGGAATGCAACTACCCCAAAAAGCATGGACATCATAAGCGAAATCCTGGGGGTAAGCCCAGTGCGCCTGTCGGTATTCAGCTCAGACCTGATAGGCATATTCTCGAGGGCGAATTCGAACGGCATCGTGCTCTCATCAATGATTACAGCGTCGGAGTTGGAGTCCCTTAAATCTAAAGGGCTTGGCATAAATGTTGCAGTGCTTGACAGCAGCCTCAACGCAATAGGCAATAACCTTCTCGCAAATGACAAGTTTGCCATAGTAAATCCAGAATACTCGAAGCCAGAGATAAAGGAGATTGGAGACACCCTCGGCGTAGAAACTATTCCAATCGAAATTGGCGGATTCAAAACACCAGGAGCAAACAACATACTCACAAATAAGGGCCTTGTAGTAAATAACCGGTGCTCTGACGAGGAGAAGGAAAGACTAGACGAGATACTCGGCTTCGATTCAGTAAGGACTACTTCAAATATGGGCTCCCTAAGTATAGGGATATCAACTGTCGCCAACTCAAAAGGGGCAATCGTTGGCGAGACTGCCACGGGATATGAGTTCGGAAGGATTATTGACGCTTTGCATATAGAATAA
- a CDS encoding UbiA prenyltransferase — protein MQMASLSAVLKLTRIEHSVMLAIAVVAAELISGVLPSPGIFVLALIPPIFVSMGAFAVNDYFDIKVDRFNKRYDRPLVSKKISKKGAMYVIISCFIIGILPSVFINAYAFIIVVAFAVLAILYSYKLKEVLLVGNLYIAFTMVIPFIYGNFIVADSFNTNIILISFVIFLSGLAREIHGMMRDYSGDTKGRHIKNVVYYLKLRNSGAVAAVLYFEAIAISIAMFFLYLPFQGNAVYLIPIVMVDIALAYVAVLGIYKGKNPKSAAYSIIRNASLGAMSVALLTYLAAALFYVAI, from the coding sequence ATGCAAATGGCAAGTTTATCAGCAGTACTGAAACTCACGCGCATAGAGCATAGCGTCATGCTAGCAATAGCAGTCGTGGCTGCAGAGCTGATCTCCGGCGTGCTTCCTTCACCTGGAATATTCGTACTCGCACTCATACCTCCAATATTCGTAAGCATGGGCGCCTTTGCAGTGAACGACTATTTCGACATAAAAGTGGACAGGTTCAACAAAAGGTATGATCGCCCATTGGTGTCGAAAAAGATTTCAAAAAAGGGCGCCATGTACGTAATCATATCCTGCTTCATTATTGGGATACTGCCGAGCGTATTTATCAACGCGTATGCGTTTATCATAGTGGTAGCTTTTGCAGTGCTTGCAATACTCTATAGCTACAAGCTCAAGGAGGTGCTTCTCGTCGGTAATCTTTACATAGCATTTACTATGGTGATACCGTTCATATACGGCAACTTTATAGTAGCAGACTCATTCAATACTAACATAATACTGATATCGTTTGTAATATTCCTAAGCGGACTGGCAAGGGAGATTCATGGAATGATGCGCGATTATTCCGGCGACACAAAGGGAAGACACATAAAAAACGTGGTCTACTATCTTAAGCTGCGAAACTCCGGAGCCGTAGCGGCCGTGCTCTATTTCGAAGCCATAGCCATAAGCATTGCAATGTTCTTCCTTTACCTGCCGTTTCAGGGCAATGCGGTATACCTAATCCCGATAGTCATGGTAGACATAGCACTCGCATATGTTGCCGTGCTCGGAATCTACAAAGGCAAAAATCCAAAGTCCGCTGCATATTCTATAATCAGAAATGCAAGCCTGGGCGCCATGTCCGTTGCCCTTCTGACATATCTGGCAGCTGCGCTGTTCTATGTAGCTATATAA